One window from the genome of Terrimicrobium sacchariphilum encodes:
- a CDS encoding sensor histidine kinase, with protein MAVIVQRGTSVRVLIKALAFSAASNAAVLFVFWYGKFFWPEGLPAWAHHIFWLASGVNLAGVLLLGIRYAPVILLDAIPVCLLLGAAWETSLVGAAINMIEAAVAAGAIRAIHGGNVTLRLNQLKPTATLLGVSLIGSWVTALLFPVYLILRGQMPAAEIWNALGNWNLANAAGMLLIAPLVWSLYRRTWNWRGASGEFACTLASMLALSLTAFGAAFSGLGINFTFLVFPPVIYAAVRFGWAEVSAVLGMMVAMIYVTLGWNAHVLKPEELVAAIWFVQAFSWGLAATGFLISALTTQRREVERHAMIERERALQASLYAERMRLAALRYQINPHFIFNALNSVRAALPLTEAVARDMLTDLSGYLRSTLAADEVEMVTLSEEVRSVQEYLRIEQHRFGARLQTRVEIDPDAVGKKVPVFILQPLVENSIRHGLEKMKGVCEITVMAHVAESNLVLEVQNSGLWNPEPDGGRGIGLQNVRHRLALVYSGRASLTIETGEGRVGVKMIIPS; from the coding sequence ATGGCCGTGATCGTCCAGAGAGGAACGTCGGTGCGAGTGCTCATCAAGGCGCTCGCCTTTTCCGCCGCATCGAACGCGGCGGTGCTGTTCGTTTTCTGGTACGGGAAGTTTTTCTGGCCCGAGGGCCTGCCAGCCTGGGCGCATCACATCTTCTGGCTGGCCAGCGGAGTGAATCTGGCGGGGGTGCTTTTGCTGGGAATCCGTTATGCCCCGGTGATTCTGCTCGATGCCATCCCGGTGTGTTTGCTTCTCGGTGCTGCGTGGGAAACATCCCTCGTCGGTGCTGCGATCAACATGATCGAGGCGGCGGTGGCGGCCGGGGCGATCCGGGCCATTCATGGCGGGAATGTCACTCTCCGTCTGAACCAGCTGAAGCCGACTGCGACGCTTCTGGGAGTGTCGCTCATTGGCTCGTGGGTGACCGCCCTGCTGTTTCCTGTCTACCTGATCCTGCGCGGGCAAATGCCCGCGGCCGAAATTTGGAACGCGCTCGGCAATTGGAATCTCGCCAATGCCGCAGGCATGCTCCTCATCGCGCCGCTGGTATGGTCGCTCTATCGTCGGACCTGGAACTGGCGTGGAGCGAGCGGAGAGTTTGCCTGCACGCTTGCCTCGATGTTAGCGCTGAGCCTCACGGCTTTTGGCGCGGCCTTTAGCGGGTTGGGAATCAATTTCACCTTCCTGGTATTTCCTCCGGTGATTTATGCGGCGGTGCGCTTTGGGTGGGCAGAAGTCAGCGCCGTGCTGGGCATGATGGTTGCGATGATCTACGTGACCCTCGGCTGGAATGCTCACGTCCTCAAACCGGAAGAGCTGGTGGCCGCGATCTGGTTTGTCCAGGCATTCAGCTGGGGACTTGCCGCGACGGGGTTCCTGATCTCCGCTTTGACGACACAGCGGCGCGAGGTGGAGCGCCATGCCATGATCGAGCGCGAGCGTGCGCTGCAGGCTTCACTCTATGCGGAGCGGATGCGGCTCGCCGCACTCCGCTACCAGATCAATCCCCATTTCATCTTCAATGCGCTCAACTCCGTGCGTGCCGCGCTCCCTTTGACCGAGGCCGTCGCGCGGGATATGCTGACCGATCTCTCCGGCTATCTGCGCTCCACGCTCGCGGCCGATGAGGTCGAGATGGTGACGCTGTCGGAGGAGGTGCGCAGTGTGCAGGAGTATCTCCGCATCGAGCAGCATCGATTCGGAGCGCGTTTACAGACTCGGGTGGAAATCGATCCTGACGCTGTCGGGAAGAAAGTGCCGGTGTTTATCCTCCAGCCATTGGTGGAAAATTCCATCCGTCACGGATTGGAGAAAATGAAAGGCGTGTGCGAGATTACGGTCATGGCGCATGTCGCGGAATCCAACCTGGTGCTGGAGGTGCAAAACTCTGGCCTATGGAACCCTGAACCGGATGGCGGGCGGGGCATAGGGTTGCAGAACGTCCGGCATCGGCTTGCTCTGGTCTATTCTGGCCGGGCTTCGCTGACGATCGAGACCGGGGAGGGGCGTGTGGGAGTCAAGATGATCATTCCCTCATGA
- a CDS encoding LytR/AlgR family response regulator transcription factor: MKALIVDDEAPARLEIRKLLSLFPEVEVVGDAPDVDAALELTARHRPEICFLDIQLAGESGFDYVAQVGGDGPRIVFITAHDRYAVRGFECNAMDYLLKPVRAERLAETLRRLPAPAPAPAKEHDLVFLKGASTARFVPWSEVRRIESKGNYSSVHLVDGSSLMMLRTLKQWADLAPTGHFLQIHRSILIRPGDIRELRLADGRQRELILLDGACVPVGRTFWSAVQRISGMK; this comes from the coding sequence ATGAAGGCGCTGATCGTCGATGATGAGGCTCCCGCCCGCCTCGAGATTCGAAAACTGCTCTCGCTTTTTCCCGAGGTTGAGGTGGTCGGGGATGCTCCCGATGTGGATGCTGCTCTGGAATTGACTGCTCGCCACCGCCCGGAGATATGCTTCCTCGACATCCAACTGGCAGGTGAATCGGGCTTCGACTACGTGGCGCAGGTGGGGGGGGACGGCCCGCGTATCGTTTTTATCACAGCGCATGACCGCTACGCCGTGAGGGGATTTGAATGCAACGCCATGGATTACCTGCTCAAGCCGGTGCGCGCCGAGCGCCTCGCCGAGACCCTTCGGCGTCTGCCTGCTCCCGCGCCAGCTCCGGCGAAGGAGCACGACCTCGTTTTTCTCAAGGGAGCCTCCACTGCTCGATTTGTTCCGTGGAGCGAAGTCCGCAGGATCGAAAGCAAAGGCAACTATTCCTCCGTCCATCTGGTCGATGGATCATCCCTTATGATGTTGCGCACCTTGAAGCAATGGGCGGACCTCGCGCCGACCGGTCACTTCCTTCAGATTCATCGCAGCATCCTGATTCGTCCAGGAGATATCAGGGAACTGCGATTGGCCGATGGTCGGCAACGTGAGTTGATCCTCCTCGACGGAGCGTGTGTTCCTGTGGGTCGGACCTTCTGGTCGGCAGTCCAAAGAATCTCGGGAATGAAATAG
- a CDS encoding helix-turn-helix transcriptional regulator: protein MSTQFFLRSCQSFIFSSVGHGLWSRIPHPQMNPPTPPSHISLSSERVQSLADLWTRISLSPASATESALRDLMEWIVREVDADNAIWVAAARVQDTATAEEDPFFGWRLRVRLPLRPEPPSYQEILNRYYKPEHYGKLTPTFHLRSHANKIDHVGMTGRASLAETGTFRAHSLRSGEWIDFDAFRKTTHYKLYFQIPGILDRMTIGLPVTERCESFFMIDRYRRKGKSPKRIFTREETSLAGFAARSVPALHRRLLLGNGLLAGDKLFSPAEQRILSLLLDGRSEKEIADAMGQKTPTTHKYVMTIYNRYGVKSRASLLALWLGGSSRDSLP, encoded by the coding sequence GTGTCAACACAGTTTTTTTTGCGCTCCTGTCAGAGCTTTATCTTTTCCTCGGTCGGTCACGGGCTATGGTCCCGCATCCCCCATCCGCAGATGAACCCGCCAACACCTCCCAGCCATATTTCGCTTTCGTCCGAAAGGGTTCAGTCGCTCGCCGATCTATGGACGCGGATATCCCTGAGCCCTGCCTCGGCCACGGAAAGCGCGCTGCGCGACTTAATGGAGTGGATCGTCCGCGAGGTCGATGCAGATAATGCGATCTGGGTTGCCGCCGCACGGGTGCAGGACACGGCAACCGCAGAGGAGGACCCCTTCTTCGGCTGGCGGTTGAGGGTAAGGCTGCCGCTTCGCCCGGAACCGCCGTCATACCAAGAGATCCTGAACCGATACTACAAGCCCGAGCACTACGGAAAGCTCACGCCGACATTTCACCTCCGCTCGCATGCAAACAAAATCGACCATGTGGGAATGACCGGGCGCGCATCCCTGGCGGAAACAGGAACGTTCCGGGCACACAGCCTGCGCAGTGGTGAGTGGATCGACTTCGACGCCTTTCGCAAGACAACGCACTACAAGCTGTATTTTCAGATTCCCGGCATCCTGGACCGAATGACCATCGGATTGCCGGTCACTGAACGATGCGAGTCTTTTTTCATGATCGACCGCTACAGGCGTAAAGGAAAGTCGCCCAAGAGGATCTTTACGCGCGAGGAAACCAGCCTCGCCGGATTCGCCGCCCGCAGCGTACCCGCGCTGCATCGCCGTCTCCTGCTGGGCAATGGGCTGCTGGCTGGCGACAAGCTCTTCAGCCCGGCGGAGCAGCGCATACTCTCGCTCCTCCTGGATGGGCGGAGTGAAAAAGAGATCGCTGATGCCATGGGCCAGAAGACGCCCACCACCCACAAGTACGTGATGACGATTTACAACCGCTACGGAGTCAAGAGCCGCGCCAGCCTCCTGGCTCTGTGGCTCGGCGGCTCGTCCCGCGACTCTCTCCCGTAA
- a CDS encoding beta-class carbonic anhydrase gives MSKILSEVLDANAVYAESFGDKANLALPPARQFAILTCMDARLDPAKYAGLSEGDAHVIRNAGGRASDDAIRSLVISHKLLGTQEWFVIHHTDCGMALFTDDIIRGLLRKSLDTAEIGAEGWKDVGHGPGATEGDFIDWLTFPDETSSVIVDVARVRNHPLVPSYIPIHGYVYDVKSGRLIEVPEATKIGAASP, from the coding sequence ATGAGCAAGATCTTAAGTGAAGTTCTCGATGCCAATGCCGTCTATGCCGAATCCTTCGGAGACAAAGCCAATCTTGCCCTTCCCCCTGCGCGGCAATTTGCCATCCTTACGTGCATGGACGCCCGGCTTGACCCTGCAAAATACGCGGGATTGAGCGAGGGTGATGCTCATGTGATTCGCAATGCGGGCGGACGTGCGAGTGATGATGCGATCCGCTCGCTGGTTATTTCTCATAAACTGCTCGGGACCCAGGAGTGGTTTGTCATTCATCACACGGATTGCGGCATGGCATTGTTTACCGACGATATCATTCGCGGGCTGCTAAGGAAGAGTCTGGACACCGCCGAGATCGGTGCCGAGGGTTGGAAAGATGTGGGCCACGGGCCTGGGGCCACCGAAGGCGATTTCATTGACTGGCTGACTTTCCCGGATGAAACGTCCAGCGTGATCGTGGACGTGGCGCGGGTGCGCAATCATCCGCTCGTGCCGAGCTACATCCCGATCCATGGCTATGTCTACGACGTCAAGTCGGGCAGGCTGATCGAGGTGCCTGAGGCTACGAAAATCGGCGCTGCTTCTCCGTAG
- a CDS encoding substrate-binding periplasmic protein: protein MQFFTHTSLSTLSSGRLRIAAFPGFAPFSWREGDRAYGRDIAFLTLFASLHGLEPVVEFHDFYRLWELPGRQAADVAASGISMRPACNDGVTWSRPYSEVRRTLLVRAADTEVIRGIRDVTRMSAVPGSAADWHARRFLPRKAELSFIANLEEGIEDLVLGNTDAVGTGSLSAHHHIAKHPGLAAVDVHGELPPELISFVARTPVLAALDDFIAHHGACY from the coding sequence ATGCAGTTTTTTACACACACATCATTATCCACACTGAGCAGCGGCAGGCTGCGGATCGCGGCATTTCCGGGCTTTGCGCCCTTTTCCTGGAGAGAAGGCGACCGGGCGTACGGGCGGGATATTGCTTTTCTCACCCTTTTCGCCTCGCTTCACGGACTGGAGCCGGTGGTGGAGTTTCACGATTTTTACCGACTCTGGGAGTTGCCGGGCAGGCAGGCGGCGGATGTCGCTGCGAGCGGCATTTCGATGCGACCGGCCTGCAATGACGGCGTCACGTGGTCGCGTCCCTACAGCGAGGTGAGGCGGACTCTTTTGGTCCGGGCTGCTGATACAGAGGTGATTCGCGGCATCCGGGATGTGACGAGAATGTCTGCCGTCCCCGGGTCTGCCGCGGATTGGCATGCCCGGAGATTTCTCCCCAGGAAAGCTGAACTCTCATTTATCGCGAATCTCGAGGAGGGAATCGAGGATCTCGTTCTCGGCAATACCGATGCGGTAGGGACTGGCAGCCTCAGCGCCCATCATCATATCGCAAAGCATCCCGGGCTGGCCGCAGTCGACGTGCATGGAGAGCTGCCACCGGAACTGATTTCCTTTGTGGCGAGAACGCCTGTGCTCGCGGCCCTTGATGACTTTATCGCTCATCATGGAGCCTGCTACTGA
- a CDS encoding glycoside hydrolase family 5 protein, whose amino-acid sequence MPPIALFIALLLLATPLAQGETDSSRSQPVVSVDFENGVLSPDWKSEGSGNATLVPEGFGAKSLLVTLPDQGSRFVHIPLSAESVRGRRIALSAHVRGENVTRPREPWNGVKVMLKTVAPGGTDYQGLMDLYGTFNWKSCGLITTIPADVTEATLMLGIQDASGKAWFDDVSLLVLGKLRSRPASPPALLPPEKLDRRTDLPRLRGVMYGPQGREEDIRKLAEWGANLIRWQFYWYDGTFPEKRLDLALYDQWLEATMAEVDRMLPLCEQLGIRVLIDLHTPPGATESRQSAIFQKAEYQKKFLEVWEKLARHYKDKPAIWGYDLLNEPAEGSVAPGLLDWHSLADLTAHRVREIDPHRAIIVEPGPYGGWGNLPFFEPIAVPGIVYSIHMYDPLAFTHQGVLDGYPVGVEYPGMIRGVLWNKEKLREILAPVREFQKDYNVPIFVGEFSAIRWAPGDSAACYLRDCIEIFEEYGWDWAYHAFREWHGWNVEVGSVKDDTSPAPVPTTREKELRAGLSKNQSARAVNP is encoded by the coding sequence ATGCCCCCGATCGCGTTGTTCATCGCACTCCTTCTGCTCGCCACTCCTCTGGCCCAAGGGGAGACCGACTCCTCCCGCAGCCAACCCGTAGTGAGCGTGGATTTTGAAAATGGAGTCCTGTCACCCGATTGGAAGAGCGAGGGATCGGGCAATGCGACGCTTGTTCCCGAGGGCTTTGGAGCCAAATCGCTCTTGGTCACCTTGCCCGATCAAGGCAGCCGGTTTGTCCATATCCCGCTGTCGGCCGAGAGCGTCCGGGGTCGGCGGATCGCGCTTTCCGCCCATGTGAGGGGCGAGAATGTCACGAGGCCACGCGAACCGTGGAACGGCGTCAAGGTCATGCTGAAAACCGTGGCTCCCGGCGGCACGGATTATCAAGGCCTGATGGATCTTTACGGGACATTCAACTGGAAGTCCTGCGGACTCATCACGACCATCCCGGCAGACGTGACGGAGGCGACCCTGATGCTGGGCATCCAGGATGCAAGCGGAAAGGCGTGGTTTGATGACGTCTCGCTCTTGGTCCTGGGGAAGCTTCGCTCGCGACCAGCTTCGCCGCCCGCCCTCCTTCCCCCGGAAAAGCTCGACCGCCGGACGGACCTGCCCCGGCTGCGTGGAGTGATGTATGGCCCCCAAGGCCGCGAGGAGGACATCCGCAAGCTGGCCGAGTGGGGAGCCAATCTCATCCGGTGGCAATTCTACTGGTACGATGGCACTTTCCCGGAAAAGCGACTGGACCTCGCGCTGTATGACCAATGGCTGGAAGCCACCATGGCGGAAGTGGATCGCATGCTCCCGCTCTGCGAGCAGCTCGGCATCCGCGTCCTCATCGACCTCCACACTCCGCCGGGAGCGACGGAATCCCGGCAGTCGGCGATCTTTCAAAAAGCGGAGTATCAGAAGAAATTCCTCGAGGTCTGGGAAAAGCTCGCCCGCCATTACAAGGACAAGCCCGCGATCTGGGGATATGACCTGCTTAACGAACCGGCGGAGGGTTCCGTTGCACCCGGGCTGCTCGACTGGCATTCCCTCGCCGATCTGACCGCCCACCGCGTTCGGGAAATCGACCCGCACCGCGCCATCATCGTCGAACCCGGCCCGTACGGCGGCTGGGGCAATCTTCCCTTCTTTGAACCAATCGCTGTACCGGGAATAGTCTATAGCATCCACATGTACGACCCGCTGGCCTTCACCCATCAGGGCGTGCTCGATGGCTACCCGGTGGGCGTGGAGTATCCCGGCATGATCCGGGGCGTCCTGTGGAACAAGGAGAAGCTGCGCGAAATCCTCGCCCCCGTCCGCGAGTTTCAAAAGGACTACAACGTGCCGATCTTCGTCGGAGAATTCAGCGCCATTCGCTGGGCGCCCGGCGATAGCGCCGCCTGCTATCTCCGCGACTGCATCGAGATTTTCGAGGAATACGGCTGGGACTGGGCCTACCACGCCTTCCGCGAGTGGCATGGCTGGAACGTCGAGGTCGGTTCCGTCAAGGATGACACGAGTCCGGCGCCTGTGCCGACCACCCGGGAAAAGGAACTTCGCGCCGGGCTGTCAAAGAACCAGTCCGCGCGGGCAGTGAACCCTTAG
- a CDS encoding Vgb family protein, whose translation MGQVRTILLTLIMLAGIVFPAAGHASLLFYASSNNMVGTPSNILKVFNDGTSSVWNITWDRAFELYDPRGIAIDSAGNVYVNDSQYILKIDPSGNGTVFATKPSDSYGYGVTVDALGNVYSVGAVGFYYGIYKYDASGQLIDTWTLQGQSLSNLAIGHDGYIYSGDTFAGAVYRFDPADGSHTVYASVDSAGDVAFAPDGTLYVGSYKAVYQVADDVVSVALNRRVYQSYGLGVDADGTLYIGNNRSNWDNEILSHQPGSSTASYTIFADLTEEQTITGIAMVPEPSTVTLLVIAGAFVVFVARSRSRFKPRPWAE comes from the coding sequence ATGGGACAAGTCCGTACAATCCTCCTCACCCTGATAATGCTGGCCGGGATCGTCTTTCCGGCCGCAGGGCATGCTTCACTGCTCTTTTATGCCTCGTCCAACAACATGGTGGGGACACCCAGCAACATTCTCAAGGTTTTCAACGACGGCACCTCGTCGGTTTGGAATATCACCTGGGACCGGGCGTTTGAACTCTATGATCCCCGCGGCATCGCCATCGACTCGGCAGGCAACGTCTACGTCAACGATAGCCAGTACATCCTCAAGATCGATCCCTCCGGCAATGGCACAGTATTCGCCACCAAACCGAGTGACTCTTATGGATACGGCGTCACCGTCGATGCCCTCGGCAATGTTTATTCCGTGGGCGCCGTCGGCTTTTACTATGGCATCTATAAATATGATGCATCGGGACAGCTCATTGATACCTGGACGCTCCAGGGCCAGTCTTTGTCCAACCTGGCCATCGGTCACGACGGGTACATCTACTCCGGCGACACCTTCGCTGGTGCGGTCTATCGCTTCGATCCCGCCGATGGATCACATACCGTTTATGCCTCGGTCGACTCGGCGGGAGATGTCGCCTTTGCTCCCGATGGTACTCTTTACGTCGGAAGCTACAAAGCGGTCTACCAGGTCGCCGACGATGTCGTTTCTGTCGCATTGAACCGCCGCGTGTATCAATCCTACGGCCTCGGGGTTGACGCAGACGGCACGCTCTACATCGGCAATAACCGTTCAAACTGGGACAATGAAATCCTCTCTCACCAACCGGGAAGCAGCACCGCAAGCTACACGATCTTCGCCGATCTGACCGAGGAGCAAACCATCACAGGCATCGCCATGGTTCCTGAACCATCGACCGTCACCCTCCTCGTGATCGCAGGCGCCTTTGTCGTATTTGTCGCTCGTTCACGCTCGCGCTTCAAACCTCGCCCCTGGGCAGAATAA